In Ahaetulla prasina isolate Xishuangbanna chromosome 5, ASM2864084v1, whole genome shotgun sequence, the following are encoded in one genomic region:
- the CRACDL gene encoding CRACD-like protein, translating into MDTKFQEAEGFGEEASGKKKSKFKSIKKFFGKRKRKETLTPSGSGNINTCQSAIDISATPSRHIDYDSEDDLKMHRTIMGNRALSHDSIFISETPQESPRPVRVFSQENVSDRIRSLQVKLQQNWKMGLSYPFGMPSKKQEDAGMSSEDDGLPRSPPETYLLQEILNPNTPKFSDSHKHHSALSLTGTGSEEEEQVTKSPSRSCSTESQLFSHQPKATIITEQTFDSSCLPAADFDILPELSSCLDNSAAKHKLSIKPRNQRSSKIRRLPLKKLSESQNDMICTLEEDESVEKEVPVKESYKGVTSSPQELTDNAALVFSEFQPLSHPDEKTYMSCSTSLMDSCCCESSSEGGESSTSDPRENTVLQHDKEYCETLEMSPKNLSNVPLCILNQENKQISAIPSKSDTRTAKNIPAKNYMTAESDSSEKKPLKDAKETLESLSNKEAMKRTSLLANPIISLSTNPSQLPNLLHSENSSISRASCRNSSLEERTSLTQGKTKTTQEKLESNDEDHFPAVSDGILGGKTEKETNDLCGLRKFSVSSARWRSRSNSLNTKDASEHEKPLAMQVNFSTNGEKTKKDVEMNSSKEKNRCFNKQKSSLESESDIPGRALDSKTFVSQPLGSKPVLSSSFGNLLQLSSPSHSSSESQNPFQVKLRSTSLSLKYRDIGQESKEQKGNNAELNLVKEEVTLSSLKVEKGETRKTMDGNVTDLSNESFKTKLKSSEQGNTKPPLPRKPALQHSSIISLNTSAEKQEKITKYPELKTESRNVEKKQNPTEVPETSVSSPVTATDYGRTTEMPAWISIAKQKQRIVEQEFSKEEKPEGQDKADAEKQIKEKETMEEAVRQQSDLPQNTVSSSPFTASSVETKKETKETKLEMQDLSLRNSLSSHQNPAQPLLPIEKGDIKPFKKVSQSPDQPSWMELAKKKSQAWSDRPQKIK; encoded by the exons ATGGATACCAAGTTTCAAGAAGCAGAAGGATTTGGGGAAGAAGCTTCAG GAAAGAAGAAGtcaaagtttaaatctattaaaaagttctttgggaaaagaaaaaggaaagaaacattAACACCTTCAGGAAGTGGTAATATCAACACATGTCAGTCTGCAATTGATATCTCAGCCACACCATCTAGGCATATAGATTATGATTCTGAAGATGATCTGAA GATGCACAGAACTATCATGGGAAACAGAGCTTTGTCACATGACAGCATTTTCATTTCTGAGACTCCACAAGAATCACCTAGGCCAGTTCGAGTATTTTCTCAGGAAAATGTTTCTGATCGAATTAGGTCTTTGCAG GTGAAACTCCAGCAAAACTGGAAAATGGGTCTCTCCTATCCATTTGGAATGCCTTCCAAAAAACAAGAGGATGCGGGAATGAGTTCAGAAGACGATGGCTTACCCAGGAGCCCACCAGAAACGTATTTGCTACAAGAAATTCTAAATCCCAATACACCAAAG TTTTCGGATTCTCATAAGCATCATAGCGCTTTGAGTTTAACTGGAACGGGCAGTGAAGAAGAAGAACag GTCACAAAAAGTCCTTCAAGATCCTGTTCTACAGAAAGTCAGCTGTTCTCCCATCAGCCAAAAGCTACAATTATAACTGAACAAACATTTGATAGCAGCTGTTTGCCTGCTGCTGATTTTGATATTCTTCCGGAATTATCCTCTTGCTTGGATAATTCTGCTGCTAAGCACAAGCTTTCAATAAAACCACGGAATCAGAGATCTAGTAAAATAAGAAGACTACCTTTG aagaaATTATCTGAGTCTCAGAATGACATGATCTGCACCCTTGAGGAAGATGAAAGTGTTGAAAAAGAAGTGCCAGTTAAAGAGTCCTACAAAGGTGTGACTTCCAGCCCACAGGAACTGACTGACAATGCAGCTTTGGTTTTCTCCGAGTTTCAGCCTTTGAGTCACCCAGATGAAAAGACTTACATGTCATGCTCCACTTCTCTGATGGACTCATGTTGCTGTGAGAGCTCTTCAGAGGGTGGTGAATCTTCAACTTCTGACCCCAGAGAAAATACTGTTCTACAACATGACAAAGAGTACTGTGAAACTTTAGAGATGTCCCCTAAGAATTTAAGTAATGTGCCCTTATGTATTTTAAATCAAGAAAATAAACAGATTTCTGCTATTCCATCCAAAAGTGATACGAGAACTGCTAAAAATATCCCTGCCAAAAATTATATGACTGCGGAATCAGATTCATCAGAGAAAAAACCATTGAAAGATGCTAAGGAAACTTTGGAAAGTCTTTCTAACAAGGAAGCTATGAAGAGAACATCTTTATTGGCCAATCCCATCATTTCTTTATCCACAAATCCTTCCCAGCTTCCAAATTTACTCCATTCAGAGAACAGTAGTATTTCTCGGGCTTCATGCAGAAACTCTTCACTGGAAGAGAGAACTTCTTTGACTCAAGGCAAAACGAAAACAACTCAAGAGAAACTGGAATCTAACGATGAAGACCATTTCCCAGCTGTATCTGATGGCATATTGGGAgggaaaacagagaaagaaaccAATGACCTTTGTGGCTTGAGAAAGTTTTCAGTATCATCAGCGCGATGGAGATCAAGATCTAACAGCTTGAACACGAAGGATGCTTCAGAGCACGAGAAGCCTCTTGCCATGCAGGTAAATTTCTCCACAAATGGTGAAAAGACAAAGAAGGATGTTGAGATGAACTcttcaaaagagaaaaataggtgctttaataaacagaaatcctCATTAGAGTCAGAATCTGATATTCCTGGTCGAGCATTAGACTCAAAGACTTTTGTCTCACAGCCTTTGGGTTCAAAACCAGTATTGAGCAGCTCTTTTGGTAATCTTCTGCAGCTGTCAAGTCCAAGCCATTCAAGCTCTGAgagccaaaatcccttccaagtcAAACTTAGGTCCACATCTTTATCACTGAAATACAGAGATATTGGACAGGAATCAAAGGAACAGAAAGGAAATAATGCTGAACTCAATTTAGTAAAAGAAGAGGTGACTTTATCTTCACTAAAAGTTGAAAAAGGAGAAACCAGgaagacaatggatggaaatgttACTGATTTGTCCAATGAAAGCttcaaaactaaattaaaatcctCTGAACAGGGAAACACAAAACCTCCACTGCCGAGAAAACCTGCTTTACAACACTCCAGTATTATTAGCCTTAACACAAGCgcagaaaagcaggaaaaaataaCCAAATATCCAGAATTGAAAACAGAAAGCAGAAATGTGGAAAAGAAACAGAATCCCACCGAAGTGCCTG AAACAAGTGTGTCTTCGCCTGTGACTGCTACAGACTATGGAAGAACAACTGAAATGCCAGCTTGGATTAGCATagcaaagcaaaaacaaaggatTGTTGAACAAGAGTTTAGCAAAGAAGAGAAGCCAGAAGGACAGGATAAAGCAGAtgcagaaaaacaaataaaagagaagGAAACAATGGAG GAAGCAGTAAGGCAACAGTCAGATTTGCCTCAGAACACAGTGTCATCTTCCCCATTCACAGCTTCTTCTgtagaaacaaagaaagagacgAAAGAGACGAAGCTAGAAATGCAAGACCTTTCACTAAGAAATAGCTTGTCATCCCATCAGAACCCTG CTCAGCCATTATTGCCAATTGAAAAAGGAGATATAAAGCCATTTAAGAAGGTTAGTCAGTCTCCAGATCAACCCTCATGGATGGAACTTGCCAAAAAGAAATCTCAAGCATGGAGTGACAGGCCACAGAAGATAAAGTAG